A single genomic interval of Cucumis sativus cultivar 9930 chromosome 5, Cucumber_9930_V3, whole genome shotgun sequence harbors:
- the LOC105435418 gene encoding uncharacterized protein LOC105435418 produces MGNSCCVSYTIKFPCCLKVDAAHKQNHGEALKIVKSDGKVLEFTTPTLVKDVLVNFTGFVIGSSQDVSHHHHLSPEFELKMGQVYYMLPSPQPTALPPPHSFIQDSHKSRSTRRVRIVLTKKELQHLLAKQVSIEDLIMHQLQHTTLYSNLESSSTWKPALAAIPEGNEA; encoded by the coding sequence ATGGGCAACTCCTGCTGTGTTTCCTACACAATCAAATTCCCTTGTTGTCTTAAAGTTGACGCAGCGCACAAGCAGAATCACGGGGAAGCTTTGAAGATTGTTAAGTCAGACGGGAAGGTGTTGGAGTTCACCACGCCAACTCTAGTTAAAGATGTGTTGGTCAATTTCACTGGCTTTGTGATTGGATCCTCACAGGATGTCTCTCACCATCACCATCTGTCTCCCGAATTCGAGTTGAAGATGGGTCAAGTTTATTACATGCTTCCTTCTCCCCAACCCACGGCCCTTCCTCCACCTCATTCCTTCATCCAAGATTCGCACAAAAGCAGAAGCACAAGGAGAGTCAGAATCGttttaacaaagaaagaacTGCAACACTTACTGGCCAAACAAGTGTCAATTGAAGACCTAATTATGCACCAGCTTCAGCACACCACGTTGTATAGTAATCTTGAATCTTCTTCAACTTGGAAGCCAGCACTGGCAGCCATTCCCGAAGGAAATGAAGCCTAG
- the LOC101210285 gene encoding small heat shock protein, chloroplastic: MASTLSSSPSLLLSFKPRPLKKIPPPRVTVLPLRVRAEAGASSGNSKDTSLEVHVNPSSQGQGTSVERRPGSKRLALDISPYGILDPLSPMRTMRQMLETVDRLFDDAVMMTPGLRWNRGGVRAPWDIEEHENEIRMRFDMPGLSKEYVKVSVEDNFLIIKGGHEAETSNTSSNDDGWSTRNASAYHTRLQLPDGVDKDNIKAQLTNGVLYITLPKIKVQRKVMDIEIQ, translated from the exons ATGGCTTCAACTctttcctcttctccttcacTTCTGTTGTCCTTCAAACCCAGACCCCTCAAGAAAATCCCTCCGCCACGAGTCACGGTCCTGCCTTTGAGGGTGAGAGCTGAGGCTGGAGCCAGCAGCGGCAACAGCAAAGATACATCTTTGGAGGTTCATGTCAATCCAAGTAGCCAGGGCCAGGGAACGTCCGTGGAAAGACGGCCGGGGTCCAAGCGGCTAGCCCTGGACATTTCACCTTATG GAATTCTAGACCCTCTGTCTCCAATGAGGACGATGAGGCAAATGCTGGAGACAGTGGACAGGTTATTCGATGACGCAGTAATGATGACGCCAGGATTGAGATGGAACAGGGGTGGGGTCCGAGCTCCTTGGGACATTGAAGAGCACGAAAACGAAATCAGGATGCGCTTTGACATGCCTGGCCTCTCCAAGGAATATGTCAAGGTTTCTGTTGAAGACAATTTTTTGATTATAAAAGGCGGCCATGAGGCTGAGACCTCCAACACCAGCAGCAATGATGACGGCTGGTCCACAAGGAATGCCTCTGCCTACCACACCCGCCTCCAACTTCCTGATGGCGTTGACAAAGACAACATCAAGGCTCAGCTTACCAATGGCGTTCTTTACATTACACTTCCCAAAATCAAAGTCCAACGCAAGGTCATGGATATAGAGATCCAGTAA